A genomic region of Arvicola amphibius chromosome 7, mArvAmp1.2, whole genome shotgun sequence contains the following coding sequences:
- the LOC119818418 gene encoding olfactory receptor 2G3-like — MDHMKINFTVTEFVFLGLSSDPKIQLVLFFVFLFFYILSVVGNIIIITIIQIEPRLQTPMYFFLTNLSFLDICYTSTNVPQMLSNMVGSKKTIPFAGCATQMYFSLSFGMIECVLLGVMAYDRYVAICHPLHYTVIMDQSTCVQLAAISWASSFLSSMVINVLTLSLPYCGPNVLNHFFCEVPSVLRLACTDTSLTELVVFVFSIIIVFIPFLLIIVSYARILLSVLRMRSASGRHKALSTCASHLTVVTLFYGTAIFMYMRPQSKSSRAGGKVIAVFYTVVTPMLNPLIYSLRNQDVKGSLRRAITRQKT, encoded by the coding sequence ATGGATCATATGAAAATAAACTTCACAGTGACTGAGTTCGTGTTCCTGGGGCTTTCATCTGATCCCAAGATACAGCTGGTCCTCTTTTTTGtattcttgtttttctatatattGTCAGTGGTGGggaatatcatcatcatcactattatCCAGATAGAACCTCGCCTGCAgacccccatgtacttcttcctcactAACTTGTCCTTTCTGGACATCTGCTACACATCCACCAATGTCCCACAGATGCTTTCCAACATGGTGGGGAGTAAGAAGACCATCCCCTTTGCTGGCTGTGCTACTCAGATGTACTTCTCACTCTCCTTCGGCATGATTGAGTGTGTTCTTCTCGGTGTCATGGCTTATGACAGATATGTGGCCATTTGTCACCCTCTTCATTATACTGTTATTATGGATCAAAGCACCTGTGTCCAGCTGGCAGCCATTTCTTGGGCCAGTAGCTTCCTGAGTTCCATGGTTATCAATGTTCTCACCTTGAGTTTGCCCTATTGTGGACCGAATGTCCTGAACCACTTTTTCTGTGAGGTTCCTTCAGTTCTGAGGCTGGCTTGTACTGACACCTCACTCACTGAACTGGTAGTTTTTGTGTTCAGTATCATTATCGTATTCATCCCTTTCCTTCTTATTATTGTTTCCTATGCCCGGATCCTTCTTTCCGTTCTCAGAATGAGGTCAGCCTCTGGGAGGCACAAGGCTCTGTCTACATGTGCCTCCCACCTGACAGTTGTGACCTTATTCTATGGAACTGCCATCTTTATGTATATGAGACCCCAGTCGAAATCCTCCAGGGCTGGTGGCAAGGTCATTGCAGTGTTCTACACTGTAGTGACACCTATGCTCAACCCACTAATATACAGCCTAAGGAACCAGGATGTAAAAGGGTCTCTGAGGAGAGCTATCACGAGGCAGAAAACATAA